CATATTAGACACCCGGGGGCGGGGACTGCCTTACTTCTAGAGGCGGGGCGAGGAGCGGAAGCAGTATGATGTCATGTCCGGGTCTCGCTCGCTGCGTCTTATCGTTGGGCCCCGCGACAAGATGGCGGACCTCTCTCTGGACGAGCTCATACGGAAACGCGGTGTGACGGTGAAAGGGAGGTAAGCGGTCGGGAGGGAAGCGCCCtaggcccggcagcccccggtcGTTCCTCTGTTCTCCCTTCTGGTTGTTCCGCCCCGGAGGCTGCgggccagagcctgcctcagCGCGGCCCGGCCCTATTCCCCGCTCTCGCCTTCCCATTGGCTTATGCGTTGGTCTGTGGGGCCGTGCCTTTGACGCGGATTGGTGGTGGTGGCCGTCGCTCAGGGAtggggcgggctggggccggggcgggggtcggTCCCCCCACTTCTCGCCCCTGTGCCTGGCGCTGCCCCGTGGGTTCTAGCCCCGGCAGGGCAGACCCACCCGCTGCCTCGCCCCGTCCCTTCTTGGGGCCTTCTCGTTTCTCCCGAGATTCCTGGCACAGCCCATCGCTTCACTAGTGCCTCCGACCTGTGCTTTCCCCGCTACCTCTTTCTCCCCGCCGATTAACCCAGCGGTGCTCCTCAAGCTGGGATCAGCAGGGCCTCGGCGCCCCCCATCCCCGAGCCCCCTTGGTATCCGGGCTGCCCTgtagctgcagcaggagctgctgctgggctgcagctcttcgTCAGGCAGTGCCCTGGGGGTGCCCGGTCTCCCCACAGCTCCCAGAAGTGGTGCGTTGATGAGCGGCACGGTGCATTGTGGGATAGCCGTGGGAGGTGTAGTTGTGCCACAGGGAGCCGTAACTGTAGCAAAGCTGATCGGGATCCGCACAGGCGAGGCTTCAGGCTGCGATGGCTTCATCAAAATTGCTGCCTGGCCCTTGGAAACTGTAGTCTCTGTAGCATAGTTAATGATACTCTGACAGATTGTTCGAAATGCTTGTGTGGATGTGGAGTATGTTACATATTAGCTACAAGATTAGATTATTTCTTTGTACTGTAGATGTGTCTAGTGTAGGCTGGGCCATTTACTCTAGTGCAGCTGTTGGCAGTTCTTAGTTGGCTTCTCCTTTGGTagcttttcatcttcccttttgcCATAGTCTCTTGATGGTTCTGAATATCTTGTCCATGGATTTCTCCGCATCTGTGTTAGCTAAGCAtgttcctttttgttgttgttgttttgttgagGGTTTTCTTAATTTAATGGTCCTTGGAGAATCTTAGGTTTTAACTCTGAATGTGTATGTTTATATGTCTAGACTAGTATTTTGAAAGTTATCTGCTAACATATAGTAGCAAAACATTCAAACACATTTAAATCTTAGTCTAGACAGGGCTTTGGCTTTGCACTTTCACTCATGTTATCCTGTGTATTTGGAACAGTCTTATGCTGCTTTATATGCCAAGCACCTCCTTTCTCAAATCCCTCCTTAACTCTCATTTCTTCCAGGAattcttcctgcttttatttgctgAACAATAATCTCTCTGCAGCACTGCGAGAATCTTTGTGCCTTGCATTTCTCTGGTTTGTCATGTTTAGCTCACTTTATAAGATTTCTGAGGTACCTAACTTGACTTTGTGAAGGCTGGATAAActgaataaaattaaatcattatATCCATGCTTTTCAGTAGTCTagatgaaataacagaaaaatcttCTCCTATAAAATGTACTAATCCACAAAATATTCAAGCCAGAACTAGGAGTTCTGGAAAGTGAATTAGATGTTTGAGATTCCCTGTTATTTCAGGTGCTGTGGCACAAAATGCCTAAATAGTTGATGCTGTTATAGGGTAAGCAATTATCTATGGAAGAGAGTCGCTTGTTAGGATAAACACAAGTCTTCAGAGATGGTGTAATCTTCAGTACAGAGTTTCCTAACCGATTTCATTAGTTCGTGTCATTAACAGTTTTAACTAATCCTGGCTTAAATGCTGATACatatatttctggttttactttGACCTCTTTTATGCTCATTAAAAAGAACCCCTCAGCACGCCCTTCTGCAGCACTCTAAGTGAATGCTTTCAACATAGCtaaattaatgctttttaaaattgcaagGGAAGTCTTGTTCTGTGGCTGTTGCTTTATGGATACTGTTAGTCTTCTGTATTATTCtagatatattttaataaatggtcGTAATACTCATGTTTCTTCTAGTTAGTGTGCTTTGGCTGTATGAGATTTAGATTTAGAGATTTGGATTCTTAGCTAGGTAACAAAATGGGACTCCAGCCCTAGCTCTCCAGTTATCTGGACACAAGAATGAAAGAGACAGAAGTGGAGGTTCAGtctttcatctctctttttttttcttttttacagatcTCTCCACTGAAAATACATGACTGTAAATAACGTTAAGGTTGTAGGGTTAGAACAGGAAATACTGATATAAAGCTGTATGAAGAATTCAAATTGCATCATCATTTGAATTTGTGATGTTAGCCTTTTGAGTATTACAACAAATTTTAGATATCTAGTTTTAGACTTTATAATACTGGACaatacatttcagaaagcagGTGAACACTGTAGCCTTCTGTagcttattttgaattttaaaaagccaatggccagaatattttttcagtacCTTAACTTTAAAATTTCTCTTACCActttgtcatctttaaaaaaaaaaaaaaaaaagaaacccaatggaaaaaagaaaaccttaaaaaatacTTACAGGaggaactgtattaaaaaattagACAAGCTGTTTCCTATTAGGGGAGATTTTGAAAAAGTGAATCAGACCTGTAACAAGAAGCTAGTTTCAGCTTTCACTGCGTAATGGGCTGCTTCTTAGTAATGCTTGTGTACAAGTACAAATGCTGTCCTTTCTGTGGGCTGTTATCTCTGTGCTCAGTATTGTGATGATGTTGTGCTTAAAAAGTAAAGGCCATTGAGTGCAGCAGTTCTGTTAGTAGattaaagaagcagcagtgatgTTAAAAAGTAATCTGACTGATAAGTATTCTTGCTGGCAGTTAATCAACTTTGAAACTGGTGGCTTTGAACTGAGATTGGTACTGGTGCTTGTACATCCTAAAATCCAAGCCTCTATGCTCCCACAAATCTGAACTTGCTGCCCAGAATTCTTGAAATCACATGTAGTTCCATGTTTCCTTTGTATCAGGACATATTATTGTATTACAAAAGATGCTTTAGGAGACTTGCTCAGTCCTAAAGCTAGAAAGTCTGGTTTTGTTCAAGGTTTTCCCCGAAGTATCTAAGTTGttgattaattttgtttaaatgtagTATGTACTTAGCACAGCTGAAGTCAGACCCTTTACTTAAGTTTGTAAATGTGAGCTTAAGGGTGGATTTCTGGAAATCTGTTCCATAGCTGTTTATGTAGAAAGTAAAATCCAGCATAAAACAGCTTAGGAGTTCTACTGTTATATTTGGACATCTAACCTGAGTGGATTTCTGTGCAGTAATAATGAGCTTTTGTTTGCAGCAACACAAATACTTTTATTGATACTGTATCACATCTTAAAATGTCTgaaactctctcttttttcctttctccctcccccccacccccccccgccaggCTTAACACAAGGCCAGTGTTTGGAGGTGTAAGATCTCGCATTGGGATCCAACAAAATCTTCTAAATAGATCATCACCAGCTGTCAGCTTCCAGCGGACTTTTGATGCCCGACAGAAGATAGGACTGACTGATGCCCGACACAAACTGGGAGTTAAAGATGCCCGTGAAAAACTGGTTCAAAAGGACGCTCGGTTCAAAATCAAAGGGAAGGTGCAGGACGCTCGAGAGATGTTGAATTCCCGTAAGCAGCAAAGTGTTGCTGCTGAAAAGGTGACCAAAGTGGTGGATGCCAGAGAGAAGATCAGCTTAAAAAGGAGTGCTCCAGCTGCTATCAGCCCAACTATGGGGACAGTAAATCCAGCCATGAAAATCACCAAAACTATCCAAGTAGGTCAAGCAAGCCACCTCTGAGCCCCTCAGTTATTCTACAGCAGTCCAGTAGAAATGATAATTCATGAATATGTTCACGTGTTGACAGTAGAAGTGATGGTGACACAGTTCAGTCCAGCCTGTATGGCAGGATTCAGAGCCTTTTGGGTGTCCTTGCAGCTGCTTGGGGCTTTTTGTAGAATCCtagctttcatttaaattttcGTTTGAATTTTGGGCCCAATAAAGACTAAAGCAGCGCTCCTGTCAGCATTAAAGTAGTTGTCTTAAATGGTTCAGTAGTCTTTCCCacttaaatacaaagaaaatatatgcattttctgtCATTCTTACACCACCCCTCTTTGCAAGTCTGATGTGGTGGATTATCCTGTCTAGATAACTGGTTTATCCTAGTGGCAGGATAACAGTTTAGAACATACAGCTATGTTTGTATCTAAGAAGATATAAAATTCGATGACCCCTTCtacaatttctttatttctacttGTCCAGTTTTCAGGAAAGCCCTGGCTTCCAGGGAGTTGCCTGATTACTTGATACATTCCTGCTGAGGCTCAAGATTTATTTCAGTTGCAGTATAATCAGTTGATTATACTGCTGATTTCCTAACCTGCTGATTTCCTTTGACAATTTTCTAATTTCACTTTGCTATGTGCACAGTAACTTGATTCTTAGCAAAATTCTCTGAGAAACAACTGCTATTGAACTGTGTGTGTATTAGGTACAGTAGGTAGAGTCAGAAGAGAAGTTTCCAGACTGTCAGGACTGTTGTTTGAGGAGCGGTTTTGTTCCTCACCTCTACAAGCATGTAACTGAAGTTCCTAGCCTACCTTTCATTTTCATCTTCCCGAAGATCAACAGTGTGCTTACATATACCCAGAAAATCTCCTATTCTCATCAGTTTGAAAGCCTAGATGAGTCTGCTTTCTCTTCAGCTGTAGGTTTTGCTCAAGAGCATCAAgcatatttcttctttaaattagCCTAGGAAATTTCCCATTACTCGGCAGGTTTCCTGCCAGGCTGACCTAAGAAAGAGAAAGGGCTCTTGTGGCAGTAAGAAGGGCTAATCACAGAGCAATAGAGCAGTCTATTCAGTAGTCTTTAATTAGTAGAGTAATTAGTACTCATGCTGTCCTAAGCCAAATCACCACCACCAGCTATTTGGAGTTGAACATTTTCTACAAAGTTTCTAGGAGTTAAAATAGTTTCCAGAGACTTGGTACAGCAGCAATGTGGtctgacctgattttttttttattacttggtTTGACCTACAGTACTTTGTTTGTTAAACAACATATTGCAAGAGAAAATATCGTAGAATGTAACAGTGATTGGCTATAGACAAAACTGTGCCCATGAGCAAttatttaatcattttttaaaacatttgtacTGCAATTCCAAATTGCCCATGgccctcccctcttcccagatGTGGGAGGAGAATCAAACTAAAGTATCTTGATCTGAGATGCAGCACACAGCTCTGTCCTGTACTGTGGTCTTGTTTCtcataaaggaaggaaaaaagtctttgaaacCCAAAGAATTTCCATAGCTCTGCTGGTGTTTCTGTAGGACGGGTACCCTTGTTTCTGAATTGATTAGCAAATTGAAACATGAGGTGCTGTGGTGTAAGTTACAGTCCAGAGAAAATGCCAATCTGAAGATCTTACTGCCTGTATGGAGTATTTTTGTAAGAAGACCCATTCTTTTCTGTAATGGACAGCTTCCAGCTTTTTCAAAAACCAAAAGGGCAGTTTTGAGAGAGTTGCTGCTTGATTTCAGTTGTTGATTAGTACAGCTACATTCCCTGACTACTTCTGTTGTGGTTTCCCTGTTTCATGGGATAACAGGCTGCAGAAGGGTCAGCTACGCTACCCTGTGCATCATTTTATTCCAGTACAGCTTATTCCAGCTCTAGTGTGAAGGGACAGTATATATTTCTCCTTTGAAATGGAACAGAACTAAATTGTGTTGTGTCCCAACTTGTTGAGTTTGATGAAATAGATATCTTTGGTTCCTTGTAGCATGAAAGAAGAGAAGCTTACTTACTGATTTACCCAATTCATGGTTTTGTGTTGGCAGAAATGTAGATCTAGtcagtgctggcagggctggagttAAGTTCTCTTCCCACTAATCTTGGACTAAAACTCAAGTAATTTGAATCAGTTTCTCTGTGTGGCCTTAGGTTTTAATTTCTTCGATTAAGTGAAGCTATCTCATATTGAACTTATTACAGGAAACATAGACATTATCTAATATCATATTGTGGTAATATGTTTCAAGAGCAGGAGAGTGAGTTTCATTTAAGTGGTCTCAGAGTATCAAACTAACAGCTCTGATCTTCTGAAGTGGGAATCTGGTGGACTGTAGTGTTTAATGCTTTGGTTCTTTTTCTCTAACTGTAGCAGAAAGCTCCAGTTCCTGGACACTCTCCTCCAGCAGGAATGAGGATCAATGTGGTGAACAACCATACACACAAACAGGTGTGTGCCTGCTCTGTGCTCTGTTACcttggggggggaaggaaggtgtCCATAAACATTGGCAGGTGCAAAGAAAActttaagtaaaaaagaaaagtgagtgGAACTTCAACAGCTTAGCTCCCTGTTCTTGTGTGGTTAAGGTAATTCCATGGTAACTGAGGTTTTCATTTAATCTAATTGATCTTGATTCCTTGTGTGTTATATGAATGCAAAGTAGGTATTGCCAGTTTTTATCTGTATatgctaatgtgtttttttttctagagactGTGGCCTTTAGCTCTGATGTCTTTCTGTAAATTTCTTTGTGACACCACATGAGATCACGTTTTGgttgttttgattgttttgatTCACCTTCCTGCCAGCCTCTTCAGAGAGTGATATGATTGTCCATGGTCAAATGTTCTACAGTGAGGTGGGAGAGGGTATAACCTTCCTGTGAAATCCCAGCTGTGGGTCCCTGCTGGAAACCTGGTAGTGAATGATGTTAACTAGTATTCTGATGTGCTATCAAATTTGCCATATCCCTTATCAATCAGATTTTGTCTGAGGAAAACCCTGTAATTTGTGCTGTCTCTTCTTGGATCAGTTTTAAAGGCCTTTGTCAGAGCCCCCAGCCATTCCGCCACCTTACCACCTtgggtgctttcagagaggaatTACACATTcttattacttatttattttgtgtgtgtacataaagTATTATATGAAATATTGGAAAACTATCATTCACAATATTatgtcctgttttgttttggggttttttgcctcaaTTATGGTAACTTTAGCTATTTGTGTATGTTACCTCTACATTGACTTGCTGCCCTCACCTATCCCAGATGCTGTCACTTAAGTGTCTTTGTTATTCTGACCTCATCACTATAAGCCTTGAATCCATTTCACTTTGTCTCAAACTCAAGTCTGTTGTCCTGATGGCTAGTGtttttcccagttcttttctGCACAATTCTCCTTTGTTCtatcaccctttttttttttccctcatagcATTTCTGTGACTGGAACAACCTTCTTGTTTGTAAACCAGAATCTGACTCGTGACAACCCACGTATTTTGCAAGCTCTCATTGCTAATCCCTccatttttcttcacctttctaCTGAATTAATGGGAAACCGTTTTGAGTTGTGACTTCTTATGTTCTGGGCAGTGACATGTGTATAGGCTTTTTCTTAACGTTACTTAGAATCTGTGAAAAAATACTTGTGTAGGAGTTAGCCTCAGTATTTTAAGGCAGGGCTGTGAGCCTTAAGTTGAGCTGGGAAATTAATTATTCATTCAGTAAACCTCCTAGTGCAGTGTTTTCTAGTGCCAGACGGATATGTGCTGTGGAAAGCAGGCTATTCAAAAGGAACGTTTGGTTCAGATTTACTTGGCAGGCatctgcttaattttaaaaaaactaattaaaaaaaaatcatacgcACAGGCTTCAACTTTAAACATAGCAGGGTGCTAAAAAGTAAGACACTGAGGCTTTATTCCATTAATGTGGTTTCATCAGTCCTGATGAGGTCTAGGGATTACAGAAATCTATATGTGGTTTCAGTACACCTAGGGAAATGGCTTTACTGTGGCATTCCTGCAAAAGAAGTTTGATAGTTTTTACACTGACGTTTTGAAATGGACTTGTGTCCCTTCAGCTCTGTGTCCCCAAGCTGCCAGGATAGAAGTAAAGTCCATTAGCTGAAGAAGACTGAAGGCAAGGGAAAACTACTTATTTTGGAAATGTCTAGATTAAATCTACCTGCATGTAAACTATTACCTTGCTTCTCTTCAGGGTCTGTATGACatggaagatgatgatgaaaGTGTCTCTCCTCTTACTAGCAAACAGATGAAAATCACCACCACAAACAGTTTCCTGCACAACGCGGTAAGGGATTATCTGAACAGTCCCCACCACGCCATGCTCGCATTGGGTGGACACACAGGCTGCGGCTTTACAGGGCTTATGTTCTTTTAAAGTATGTAAACAATGCTTTCTCCTGAAATGTTTGCTCTTCACCCCACCCTTCCCTTTGTGCCAATGCTTCTAGTGTTATTTTTGGGACAGAGTCCTTTTAGGCTAACTGTGGTTTTCTAGGCCTTTTGCAGCCAGAATGTGTGCTTTCTCCCTTGCTGGCAGGTTGCTGCATGTTAGCTCTTGACTTTCTTCTTGTTGGGGAAGTGCTTTGAACCTATCTCGTTATTGTTTGAGCAGGCAAGCAAGGGaagctttctgctgcttctagAGGCTGGACATCAAAGCAGAAAATCTCTTGCCCTGCAAAATCTTGGTTGGCAGCTTGTTGGGGAGTACTGATGCTCTGGAGAAGATGGAATTTCAACACAGACAAATGCGAGGTCTTGCTCTTGGGATGGGATAACTTTCTGCAACTTAAGCTAAGAACTGACTGGCTAGAAAGTGGCTTTGTAGGAAAGAggctgggggtcctgctgggtgATATACTAAGAATGAGTTAGCAGTGCATCCTTGCAGCCATGAAGGCCAACTGTAGACTGTATATTAGTAAGATCATAGCTAGCAAATCAAGGAAGATAATTATTGCCATCTGTTTGGTATTTTGAGaatgcacctggagtactgtgcctGGTTTTGGGCTCTGTAATATAAGACTGACAGACTGGAACTAGTACAACAGGGTGGTCAGGGTGCTgaggagagggtgagagagcagTGTCTCTTAAGgctgagaagagaaggctgtagTGAGATCTGTCCATGCACTTTCACTGCCTAATAGGTGGTCATGGAAAAGGCAaaacccaggtccttttcaggaGTGAACAGGGAGAAGATGAAGCAACAAATGTGTTGCAGCAAAAGAAACCCTAGTTAGATATGGGGGGAGTTGTGCAATTCTCAGGGTATTGGTCATCCTCTGGCACAgggacccagagaggctgtgaaatcgCTGTTCTTGGAGATGTTCAGAGTGTAACTGGATGAGGCCCTGAGCCAACCTGACATgtctttgaagttagccctgttTCAGACATGAGGGCTGGACATGGGTTTGTcctgaattattctgtggttctaagaaagcaaattaatgtGGCTTTTACAATCACGTAGTTTAGTGCAGTGATTAtcccatgttttttttttctcatgttgcGTATTCAGAATAGAGTTCCTGGCCATTTGTGGTCCTTAAAATCAGCCGTATGGGTGTTTTTCAGGAGTAAATGTGTTATCTCAGTGTTCACGGCAGCTGCCAAGAACAATTTTTATTCTGGCTTTAAACTCCCCAGGTAGTTCCAACTAGAAAACTTATGCTCCATGTCTTTGCGTGCCCGAGCTTCGTGTTTCTGAAGAAGTATTGCTGTTTGTACTAGGGCAGCTCAGTCTTACTGTTAATGAGCAATCTTTGTTGTATACCTCATAAAGTACTTGAAAATCTTTGCGTAAAAGGAGCTTTTCAAATTCACATTGCACTGGTAAAGTTCATTTAAGAAGAATATGAAACTAAACAGTGCTCGTTAGTGAGGGAAGTGCTCTTTTGGGATAAATGTATGCCCAGAAATTTCAGTTGATTTTTGTCTCAGAGCTGAAGGTCTCCAGCACTGTAGTGGTTTTGACACCGGGAAGAACATGCAGTTCTTAGTGCATGCTAGTAAGTCACAACTGCTGTTGGTGCTTGAAGAGGAGGGATGACTTTTGTAGCCTGCAGCTCTCAGAGAtactttattctttcttcctgtaGACTGGGCTGAGTGGCAATAAATTCTCTCTGTCCAAGACTGTTCCCCTGACTAAAGTGGTCCAGAACGATACATACACAGCTCCACCTGCACCTCCCTCTCCTATGCGGACGAAGGCCTTGACAAACATGTCCCGGACCTTAGTGACAAAGGAGGAGCCTCCAAAAGAATCAGCACCTGTTGAGGTGAGCTTGGGGAAGTGGGAGGTGCTCTTTATAGAAGTCTTTGAAACTTGCTGTTTATCGGTTATGCAAGCAGTGCTCTGCCTGCATTCCACCATTATTTCTGGGACTCCAAGTTTATTCAGATAACTGCAGCCCATGTCCCAAGAATTTGAAACATGTCTAAAcatccttttcttcagcatttgaGAGACTGGGAATTCTCAGTTAGTGCATCTTGCTTCTCTCAACTTTATCTAGCATGGGAGCACATGGTCCTGGAGGAATCCATGTTACAAGGAGGTGGCAGTTGTTGTTTGGACATTCCTTGGAGGCTTCCATGTCCCTAGGAATAGTGTTTTAACACTACTAGTTACATTGTCTTCCGTCTGCTCCTGTTAGCAAGGAGAAAAACAGGATTCTTCCAAATACAGCTTCTTGCTGTCCACACAAGACCTCTCGGGCTATTTGTAGACAACCTGCCTGGAATTGCTTTGCCAAACTGCCTGATGTTAGGTGCAGATAACCCACCAGGTGTTCCCAGGCATGTTGAGTTCAGCATGCTCTTGAGGGGCTGGAGCCATATTTTGGGGTTTGCTGGCTGGTGTAGAGTGCAGCAGAGATGTGCTTAAAAGGGTGGGCATGACCAGAGAGTACTATGTCTATGCAGATTAAGTTAGTGTTGTACTTGGGAATGAAAGAGAAGTTAATTCAGAGAGAAATTAGCATGGAAAATGGGTTCCTTTTCACCATCAGATGAGCTGGGCTTTTGTAAGCATTGATACTTCCCATTACTAGCTGTAGCTCTcacctttgtgtgtgtgtacggACTTTCCCAGACATCCCTTTAAtgacttttttaatgctttctctgctgtgctgtctTGCCTGCTGCATTTGTGACCTTTTTTATGTGATGCATTTGTTTGTGTTGGCAGCTGGCGTTCAGTCCTTTGGAAGGCACAAAGATGACTGTGAACAATCTGCATCCTCGAGTCACAGAGGAAGACATTGTTGTGAGTGTTGCTTACTGCCAAACTGTGGATGAGTGACTCTTCCTTCCCTTAACCTACCTCTTTTGATAAATCACTTGAACTATGGTGAATGCAATGAAGAGGGGTATGACGTGGGTTTACTTTCCTTGCAAAAACTTTGAGagtacctgattttttttgttttagtttttgttcactttttaaagtgtGTGCTTAAGAAGTTGGAATAAAATACCATTTCTAGGGTGTACTGAGATACCTGGCATCACTTAGAAGAGTTCATGCCAAATCATGCTTGGTGGCATCCTCAAACTTACGCCCCCATCCAGATTATCTAGGTGCTTCCATTCTCAGCAGGCTGAGAACAAGCCTGGTCTTCATGGGTGACAAACAGTATAGAATACTGGCCTTGaacttttctgtttgtgttggTAGCAGTATGGAGTTTTGTGCAACCTGTATTACTAATGCGAAGTACTCTTACTGTAGCAAACACAAAATATGGCAAGTGGCAAGATTCTGCAATGTGTTGACTAAGCAGGATGGGTGGTGCAATTAGGAAACTAAGCCTTTCTCACTCACTGTCTTTGGCTGAAGTGGTGCCTTTGATGTGACCATGGTCATGACTAGCTCTCTGCCCTCAGGAGTTATTCTGTGTGTGTGGCGCTCTGAAGCGAGCCCGGCTGGTGCACCCTGGAGTGGCTGAGGTAGtatttgtgaagaaagaagaTGCTATCACAGCATATAAGAAATACAACAACAGATGCTTAGATGGTAAGTTTTGAGGCCAGAGTTGCATTTAGGATAGATAAATCAACAAAGACTTTTCTACTTCAGTGGGGAGTTCAAAAGCATCTTAGATGCTCATATGCTACCAAGAGAGAGGAAATGCCAGAAAATCAGTTCAAGAGCTAGGCAATGTAATAAGCTCCTGTGTAGCTAGCTGAATATATGTGCAGTTTATTTAAGGGGAATTACAAAAAAGTTTTCTTAGAAATAGAATGCTCAAAGCTAGAGGCAGGGTCCCAGTGATTCTGCTGGTCTAACTTCCAgattaaatttcttttgtttctaatcCAGTGCTAGGAGCTAGATAGTCCTTAGGAAGGCTTTACCTGCTTACAGAATAGCTGTTTGCAAAGTACAAATAAAACTAACATTTGCAAAACTCTCAAGGTGTAGTCAGAGA
The genomic region above belongs to Mycteria americana isolate JAX WOST 10 ecotype Jacksonville Zoo and Gardens chromosome 1, USCA_MyAme_1.0, whole genome shotgun sequence and contains:
- the POLDIP3 gene encoding polymerase delta-interacting protein 3 isoform X2, with protein sequence MSGSRSLRLIVGPRDKMADLSLDELIRKRGVTVKGRLNTRPVFGGVRSRIGIQQNLLNRSSPAVSFQRTFDARQKIGLTDARHKLGVKDAREKLVQKDARFKIKGKVQDAREMLNSRKQQSVAAEKVTKVVDAREKISLKRSAPAAISPTMGTVNPAMKITKTIQKAPVPGHSPPAGMRINVVNNHTHKQGLYDMEDDDESVSPLTSKQMKITTTNSFLHNATGLSGNKFSLSKTVPLTKVVQNDTYTAPPAPPSPMRTKALTNMSRTLVTKEEPPKESAPVELAFSPLEGTKMTVNNLHPRVTEEDIVELFCVCGALKRARLVHPGVAEVVFVKKEDAITAYKKYNNRCLDGQPMKCNLHMNGNVITSDQPILLRLSDTPSVKKEGEPRRSSASASSNPPAEVDPDTILKALFKSSGVSASVQPTEFKIKL
- the POLDIP3 gene encoding polymerase delta-interacting protein 3 isoform X1; this encodes MSGSRSLRLIVGPRDKMADLSLDELIRKRGVTVKGRLNTRPVFGGVRSRIGIQQNLLNRSSPAVSFQRTFDARQKIGLTDARHKLGVKDAREKLVQKDARFKIKGKVQDAREMLNSRKQQSVAAEKVTKVVDAREKISLKRSAPAAISPTMGTVNPAMKITKTIQQKAPVPGHSPPAGMRINVVNNHTHKQGLYDMEDDDESVSPLTSKQMKITTTNSFLHNATGLSGNKFSLSKTVPLTKVVQNDTYTAPPAPPSPMRTKALTNMSRTLVTKEEPPKESAPVELAFSPLEGTKMTVNNLHPRVTEEDIVELFCVCGALKRARLVHPGVAEVVFVKKEDAITAYKKYNNRCLDGQPMKCNLHMNGNVITSDQPILLRLSDTPSVKKEGEPRRSSASASSNPPAEVDPDTILKALFKSSGVSASVQPTEFKIKL